A window of the Miscanthus floridulus cultivar M001 chromosome 14, ASM1932011v1, whole genome shotgun sequence genome harbors these coding sequences:
- the LOC136505745 gene encoding probable protein NAP1 gives MAHVLFKSKDMDGGMSRWSEYLSVEEPIPSALATWRNMGVDGPQGSSASGHKHLQMEPVVQLSKVAEGLLAKMYRLNSILDYPDPNTHTFSDSFWKAGVFPNFPKICITLSKKFPEHPNKLQLERVDKFALDALNENAEGYMHNLEQWILLLLDLLAFREQALRLILDLSSTVITLLPHQNSLILHAFMDLFCSFVRVNLFSDKMPRKMILQVYNILHVMLKGGRDCEFYHRLVQFVDSYDPPIKGLHEDLNFVSPRIGEVLEAVGPIIFLSTDTKKLRNEGFLSPFHPRYPDILTNSAHPMRAQDLANVTSYREWVLLGYLVCPDELLRVTSIDVAMVVLKENLILPLFRDEYILLHENYQLYVLPKVLESKRMAKSGRTKQKEADLEYNVAKQVERMLTEVHEQALVSCDAMHRERRILLKQEIGRMVLFFTDQPSLLAPNIQMVFSALALSQCEVIWYFQHVGVAASKSTRVKTVDIDATDPTIGFLLDGIGKLCCLVRKYIAAIKGYALSYLSSSAGRIRFLLGTPGMVALDLDATLKGLFQQVLHCLENIPKPQGESVPAITADLTDLRKHWLSILMIVTSSRSSINIKHLEKATVSTGKEGLVSEGNAAYNWSRCVDELESQLSKHGSLKKLYFYHQHLTTVFRNTMFGPEGRPQHCCAWLGAACSFPECASAIIPEEVNKIGRDSISYVESLIESIMGGLEGLINILDSEGGFGSLEMQLSPEQAALRLNNTTSAKGVSSLLTPGHESYPDNSSSIKMLEAAMQRLTSLCSVLNDMEPICVLNHVFVLREYMRDCIVGNFRRRFHSMIRTENCIQRPSIVESLLRRHLGIIHLAEQHISMDLTEGIREVLLAESYTGPFPNLQMFETPVGTQGGGSAVEMICNWYIENVVKDASRIGVAFDAIQNCFRSSQPIGGGCLAEAFTDKRELKSLVRLFGGYGIDKMDKMLQEHTSALLNCIDSALRSNRDALEGLAGSVNSGDRFERDANLKQIIDLETLADLCIQAGQAITFRRLLVEAVGAVLEEKVPLIYSLLKGLALQLPDEVPDKNEIIRLRKVASSVGVGDKHDAEWVHSILAEAGAANDNSWILLPYLCAAFMVSNIWNGAVYDVSIGGFNNNLHCLARCVSAVVGGIEYTRVEREQRINSLSNGHTDELQEAELPSRVSAEANIKSSMQIYIKLSAGIVLDSWNDNSRPHIVPKLIFLDQLCELSPYLPRSTLEVHIPYTILRSIYHQLYGASLMASEPMEQSPRQSPLISLAHASPSARQNRPETTPRSHTFEPSYYSSSGSQHDDGYDADRRTGQLRSMRRSGPLDFSASRKVKFVEGSSSGSSHGAGSLQRFAMSRSGPLSYK, from the exons ATGGCCCATGTTTTGTTCAAAAGCAAAGACATGGATGGTGGCATGTCCCGATGGTCCGAGTATCTAAGTGTTGAAGAACCAATTCCTTCGGCATTGGCAACCTGGAGGAACATGGGTGTTGATGGGCCGCAAGGCTCGTCTGCCAGTGGCCACAAACATCTTCAGATGGAGCCGGTGGTTCAACTGTCAAAGGTCGCGGAAGGCTTGCTGGCCAAAATGTACCGGCTGAACAGCATCCTGGACTATCCAGATCCAAACACGCACACGTTCTCAGATTCATTTTGGAAAGCTGGTGTCTTTCCAAATTTCCCAAAAATTTGCATCACGCTGTCAAAAAAGTTTCCTGAGCATCCAAACAAGCTGCAGCTGGAACGG GTAGATAAGTTTGCTCTTGATGCTTTAAACGAGAATGCTGAAGGTTACATGCACAATCTTGAGCAGTGGATCCTG TTGCTTCTTGATTTGCTGGCATTTCGTGAACAAGCTTTGCGACTTATTTTGGATTTGAGCAGCACGGTCATAACATTGCTG CCACACCAGAACTCTTTAATTCTTCATGCTTTTATGGATCTGTTTTGTTCATTTGTCCGAGTGAATCTTTTCTCTGACAAG ATGCCAAGAAAGATGATCCTCCAGGTTTACAACATCTTGCACGTAATGCTGAAGGGTGGTCGTGATTGTGAGTTTTATCACCG ATTGGTTCAATTTGTGGACTCTTATGATCCACCTATCAAGGGGTTGCATGAAGATCTTAATTTTGTGAGCCCAAGAATTGGAGAG GTCCTGGAAGCTGTTGGCCCAATTATCTTTCTTTCAACTGATACAAAAAAGTTAAGGAACGAAGGTTTCCTCAGTCCATTTCATCCACGTTATCCAGACATCCTAACAAACTCCGCCCATCCAATG AGGGCCCAAGACTTGGCTAATGTTACATCATACCGTGAGTGGGTTCTTCTAGGATATCTTGTTTGTCCTGATGAACTACTTAGGGTGACCAGTATAGATGTTGCCATG GTTGTTCTGAAAGAAAACTTAATACTTCCTCTGTTCAGAGATGAG TACATCTTACTTCATGAAAATTATCAACTTTATGTTCTTCCAAAAGTTCTAGAATCAAAGAGAATGGCTAAATCTGGCCGAACTAAGCAGAAGGAAGCTGATCTGGAGTACAATGTTGCAAAGCAGGTTGAGAGAATGTTAAC GGAAGTGCATGAGCAAGCACTAGTGTCATGTGATGCTATGCATCGTGAAAGGAGAATTCTTCTTAAGCAGGAAATTGGAAGGATGGTTTTATTTTTCACAGATCAACCTAGCCTCCTAGCACCTAATATTCAG ATGGTCTTTTCTGCTCTTGCTTTGTCTCAATGCGAGGTGATTTGGTACTTCCAACATGTGGGGGTTGCAGCATCAAAATCTACTCGAGTGAAAACTGTTGACATT GATGCAACAGACCCAACTATTGGCTTCTTACTAGATGGAATAGGCAAACTTTGTTGCCTGGTTCGTAAATACATAGCAG CAATAAAAGGTTATGCGTTATCATATTTGTCATCCAGTGCTGGAAGAATACGGTTCTTACTTGGTACTCCAGGAATGGTTGCTCTTGACCTAGACGCGACACTGAAGGGCCTTTTTCAGCAAGTCCTCCATTGTCTGGAGAACATTCCAAAACCTCAGGGGGAAAGTGTTCCTGCCATTACCGCTGACTTGACT GATTTGCGTAAGCACTGGCTCTCCAttttgatgatagtcacatcttcACGATCCTCGATAAACATTAAGCACTTGGAGAAGGCTACTGTGTCTACGGGGAAGGAGGGTTTGGTGTCAGAAGGCAATGCTGCATATAATTGGTCAAG ATGTGTGGATGAACTTGAGAGCCAACTCTCCAAACATGGAAGCCTTAAAAAACTCTACTTTTATCATCAGCATCTTACCACA GTCTTCAGAAATACAATGTTTGGCCCGGAAGGTCGTCCACAGCATTGTTGTGCTTGGCTTGGAGCAGCTTGCAGTTTTCCAGAATGTGCTTCTGCAATTATTCCTGAAGAG GTTAACAAAATTGGCAGAGATTCTATCTCTTATGTGGAGTCCCTTATTGAGTCAATCATGGGTGGATTGGAAGGTTTGATAAATATTCTAGATTCAGAAGGTGGATTTGGCTCATTAGAGATGCAG CTTTCCCCAGAGCAAGCAGCTCTTCGCTTAAATAACACAACAAGTGCAAAAGGTGTTTCAAGCTTGTTAACTCCAGGACATGAGAGCTATCCTGATAATAGTTCATCAATTAAGAT GCTGGAAGCTGCTATGCAAAGGCTGACAAGTTTGTGTTCTGTTCTAAATGACATGGAGCCTATTTGTGTTCTCAACCATGTTTTTGTTCTACGCGAG TACATGAGAGACTGCATCGTAGGAAATTTCAGGAGAAGATTTCATAGTATGATTAGAACTGAGAACTGCATTCAGCGGCCATCAATCGTAGAATCTCTTCTAAGAAGACATCTGGGCATCATCCATCTAGCAGAGCAGCATATTAGTATGGACCTTACTGAAGGCATACGTGAAGTGCTGCTAGCAGAGAGTTATACTGGTCCATTTCCCAATCTGCAAATGTTTGAGACTCCAGTGGGGACACAAGGAGGGGGATCTGCTGTTGAGATGATATGCAACTGGTATATTGAGAATGTAGTAAAGGATGCTTCTCGCATTGGAGTTGCTTTTGATGCAATCCAAAATTGCTTCAGGAGCTCACAACCTATTGGTGGTGGATGTTTAGCTGAAGCATTTACAGATAAAAGAGAACTTAAATCACTTGTTCGCCTTTTTGGTGGCTATGGAATAGATAAAATGGATAAGATGCTACAGGAGCATACATCTGCGCTTTTAAATTGTATTGATTCTGCATTGAGGTCAAATCGTGATGCCTTAGAGGGCCTAGCTGGAAGTGTAAATTCTGGCGATAGGTTTGAAAGGGATGCGAATCTGAAGCAAATTATTGATCTTGAAACATTGGCTGACCTCTGTATTCAAGCAGGGCAGGCAATTACTTTCCGTCGGCTGTTGGTTGAGGCTGTTGGAGCAGTCCTTGAAGAGAAAGTACCTCTCATATATTCTCTGCTCAAAGGATTGGCCTTGCAGTTGCCAGACGAGGTACCTGATAAAAATGAGATAATTAGATTGAGAAAGGTTGCAagcagtgttggtgttggtgacAAACATGATGCTGAGTGGGTACACTCAATTCTGGCAGAAGCTGGTGCAGCTAATGATAATTCTTGGATCCTACTTCCATACCTTTGTGCTGCATTTATGGTGTCCAACATTTGGAATGGTGCTGTTTATGATGTCAGTATAGGTGGATTCAATAACAATTTGCACTGCCTAGCAAG GTGTGTAAGTGCTGTGGTTGGGGGAATCGAATACACCAGGGTTGAAAGGGAGCAGCGAATAAATTCTCTTTCAAATGGGCATACAGATGAGCTGCAAGAGGCTGAGTTACCAAGCCGTGTCTCAGCAGAAGCAAATATTAAATCTTCTATGCAGATCTACATCAAATTGTCTGCAGGGATCGTCCTGGATTCATGGAACGACAATAGCAG GCCGCACATTGTTCCGAAGCTGATATTCCTGGATCAACTCTGCGAGCTGTCCCCCTACCTCCCAAGGAGCACCTTAGAAGTTCACATACCATACACCATCCTGCGCTCAATATACCACCAGCTATACGGAGCCTCACTGATGGCCTCGGAACCGATGGAGCAATCCCCAAGGCAGTCGCCTCTGATTTCTCTAGCGCACGCGTCCCCATCCGCAAGGCAAAATCGACCGGAGACAACTCCCAGGTCTCACACCTTCGAGCCAAGCTACTACAGCTCGTCGGGGTCCCAGCACGATGATGGCTACGATGCGGATAGGAGGACCGGACAGCTGCGGAGCATGAGGCGCTCCGGACCTCTCGACTTCAGTGCGAGCAGGAAGGTGAAATTCGTCGAGGGCTCAAGCTCCGGGAGCAGCCATGGGGCTGGGTCGCTGCAGAGATTCGCAATGTCGAGATCTGGCCCTCTATCATACAAATAG